Proteins encoded in a region of the Pseudomonas shahriarae genome:
- the rpmF gene encoding 50S ribosomal protein L32, translating to MAVQQNKKSRSARDMRRSHDALTASTLSVEKTTGEVHLRHHVSPEGVYRGRKVIDKGADE from the coding sequence ATGGCTGTTCAGCAGAACAAAAAATCCCGCTCTGCCCGTGACATGCGTCGTTCGCACGATGCCCTGACGGCAAGCACTCTGTCTGTAGAAAAAACCACTGGTGAAGTTCACCTGCGTCACCACGTATCGCCAGAAGGCGTATACCGTGGCCGTAAAGTGATCGACAAGGGCGCTGACGAGTAA
- a CDS encoding YceD family protein, translating into MLNDPIPPHVDPRKLADRGTTLQGEVLLADLERLCDPLSDTVGTVQAKFVFERDERKSVVIHSFIDTEVKMVCQRCLELVTLPIHSECSYAVVKEGANTQSLPKGYDVLELGEDPLDLHALIEEELLLALPIVPAHHPEECQQPAGLDDESEPSEDEVTRSNPFSVLAQLKRDPNV; encoded by the coding sequence ATGTTGAATGACCCGATTCCACCTCACGTTGACCCGCGCAAATTGGCTGATCGTGGCACCACCCTCCAAGGTGAAGTGTTGCTGGCCGATTTGGAGAGACTCTGCGACCCGCTTTCCGACACTGTCGGTACGGTGCAGGCTAAATTCGTTTTTGAGCGAGATGAACGTAAATCTGTGGTAATCCACAGCTTTATCGACACCGAGGTCAAAATGGTTTGCCAGCGTTGTCTTGAGCTGGTCACCCTGCCGATCCACAGCGAATGCAGTTATGCTGTGGTGAAAGAGGGTGCGAATACCCAGTCGTTGCCGAAAGGTTATGACGTGCTGGAACTGGGCGAAGATCCTTTGGATCTGCATGCACTGATCGAGGAGGAGCTTCTGCTCGCCTTGCCCATTGTGCCTGCTCATCATCCGGAAGAATGCCAGCAGCCGGCGGGGCTCGATGACGAGTCCGAACCGAGCGAGGACGAGGTAACGCGGTCCAACCCGTTCAGTGTATTGGCGCAGTTAAAGCGTGACCCAAACGTTTAG